One window of the Primulina eburnea isolate SZY01 chromosome 18, ASM2296580v1, whole genome shotgun sequence genome contains the following:
- the LOC140819196 gene encoding E3 ubiquitin-protein ligase RING1-like produces MDKSVRLDLKRLINSTSSRRMIDRELSEWPLGDDDRRDLIEFAITAVKVLIRLMPPQHNVLVIPFKVLVVCKRRVNENDLVVELMEEDDYGMVPATDSSIKTLKIKTVTLRENEDESCSICLEDFYTGCEVLSMPCSHIFHEDCIKKWLKTSHYCPICRLEMPTS; encoded by the coding sequence atggACAAATCAGTCCGTTTGGATCTCAAACGACTCATTAACTCCACAAGTTCACGTCGAATGATCGATCGAGAGCTGAGTGAATGGCCACTGGGAGATGATGACCGTCGAGATTTGATCGAATTCGCGATCACCGCAGTGAAAGTTCTCATCAGGCTTATGCCTCCACAACACAATGTTTTGGTCATTCCCTTCAAGGTCTTAGTGGTATGTAAGAGGCGAGTTAATGAAAATGATCTTGTCGTGGAATTGATGGAAGAGGACGATTATGGGATGGTTCCGGCTACAGATTcttccattaaaactttaaagatcAAGACTGTCACTTTGCGCGAAAACGAAGACGAGAGTTGTTCGATCTGTCTAGAAGATTTCTACACGGGTTGTGAAGTTTTATCCATGCCGTGCTCCCATATTTTTCATGAGGATTGCATCAAGAAGTGGCTCAAGACTAGCCATTACTGTCCTATCTGTCGATTGGAGATGCCAACTAGTTAA
- the LOC140820218 gene encoding protein GAMETE CELL DEFECTIVE 1, mitochondrial-like produces the protein MNPIHRRLTAILRTHRPWPAATVTAVRRQSTNRPKNNISTGEDEWNEAWETAWLPDDLSGKSERAPWESDVSFSLPTTDQGGSSTTTLPSHQEEIDTETKAFVEEMNDNWDQRKGKTVTKEDVNAKTSSSSLYSLENVKRDYRLKKQKIHAGLWVKEIEKQEEAKLGNFVSGGDDIEKLLDSCSEIFDSAHTDLGNPKIAGSEFKNKPDGWETTSKTPDGNLWDMSQREEDILVQEFERRIAFNKFQIGSFIKTHIFSRRRPIDGWKYMIEEIGPNSRKGKGSVSRLPSVSDESTQPFREEKVNFVASYPSNRGR, from the exons ATGAATCCGATTCACAGGCGACTCACAGCCATTCTCAGAACACACCGCCCTTGGCCAGCCGCCACCGTCACAGCCGTGCGACGTCAATCCACCAATCGGCCGAAGAATAACATCAGTACCGGAGAGGACGAGTGGAACGAAGCGTGGGAGACAGCATGGCTTCCCGACGATCTCTCCGGCAAATCAGAACGAGCCCCGTGGGAGTCCGACGTCTCCTTCTCTCTCCCCACCACCGATCAGGGCGGAAGTAGTACCACCACTCTTCCCTCTCATCAGGAAGAAATCGACACCGAGACCAAGGCCTTCGTGGAGGAAATGAACGATAATTGGGATCAAAGGAAGGGCAAAACGGTCACAAAAGAGGACGTAAATGCGAAAACCTCATCTTCTTCGCTTTATAGCTTGGAGAATGTGAAGAGGGATTACAGATTGAAGAAGCAGAAAATACACGCTGGTCTTTGGGTGAAGGAGATTGAGAAACAGGAGGAAGCTAAATTGGGGAACTTCGTTTCAGGTGGAGATGACATCGAAAAATTGCTCGACAGCTGCTCTGA GATATTCGATTCTGCTCACACTGATTTGGGCAACCCGAAAATCGCTGGTTCTGAGTTCAAGAACAAGCCTGATGGCTGGGAAACAACATCCAAAACACCAGATGGAAATCTATGGGATATGTCGCAAAGAGAAGAAGACATTCTGGTTCAAGAATTTGAGCGTCGGATAGCATTCAATAAGTTCCAG ATTGGTAGCTTTATAAAAACCCACATATTTAGTCGAAGGAGGCCGATTGATGGATGGAAGTACATGATAGAGGAAATCGGACCAAATTCAAGAAAAGGGAAGGGAAGCGTTTCAAGGTTGCCCAGTGTATCAGATGAATCCACTCAACCTTTCAGAGAAGAGAAGGTCAACTTTGTTGCCTCTTATCCTTCTAATAGAGGGAGATGA